A section of the Girardinichthys multiradiatus isolate DD_20200921_A chromosome 5, DD_fGirMul_XY1, whole genome shotgun sequence genome encodes:
- the arpc1b gene encoding actin-related protein 2/3 complex subunit 1B: MAYHSFLLEPISCHAWNKDRTQIALCPNNHEVHVFKKDGTKWTKIHELKEHNGQVTGIDWAPDSNRIVTCGADRNAYVWTLKEGTWKPTLVILRINRAARCVKWSPKENKFAVGSGSRLISICYFEQENDWWVCKHIKKPIRSTILSLDWHPNNVLLAAGSCDFKCRVFSAYIKEVEEKPGPTPWGSKMPFGEVLFESGGSEAGAPTSGGGGGWVHSVCFSHSGNRLAWTSHDSTVSVADGGKTGTVASLSSVTLPLLCVTFITENSLVAAGHDCYPVLFVYDGAKASLTFGGKLDVPKQAASKGISARERFQNLDRRASETQSTETDLNTLHKNSISQILVLEGGRNQCTKFCTTGMDGGMGIWDVKSLESAMKDLKIV, from the exons ATGGCATACCATAGCTTCCTTCTGGAACCAATTAGCTGTCATGCATGGAACAAAGATCGGACCC aGATTGCCCTGTGCCCCAATAACCATGAGGTCCACGTCTTTAAGAAAGATGGGACCAAGTGGACCAAAATCCATGAGCTGAAGGAGCACAACGGTCAGGTAACAG GCATTGACTGGGCTCCGGACAGTAACCGCATTGTCACTTGCGGAGCTGACCGCAATGCTTACGTGTGGACCCTGAAAGAGGGAACATGGAAGCCCACCTTGGTCATCCTGAGGATCAACCGGGCCGCTCGCTGTGTGAAGTGGTCACCAAAGGAGAACAAGTTTGCCGTTGGCAGCGGCTCTCGGCTCATCTCCATCTGCTACTTTGAACAGGAAAATGACTG GTGGGTGTGCAAGCACATCAAGAAGCCGATCCGTTCTACAATCCTGAGTTTGGACTGGCATCCTAATAACGTCCTGTTGGCTGCTGGATCCTGTGACTTCAAATGCAG GGTGTTCTCAGCTTACATCAAAGAAGTGGAGGAGAAGCCTGGCCCGACTCCTTGGGGCAGCAAGATGCCGTTTGGGGAGGTTCTGTTTGAGTCTGGAGGTTCTGAAGCTGGAGCTCCGACATCAGGAGGAGGTGGCGGCTGGGTGCACAGCGTGTGCTTTTCGCACTCTGGCAACCGTTTGGCCTGGACGTCCCATGACTCCACAGTGTCTGTGGCTGACGGAGGGAAGACGGGCAC GGTGGCCAGTCTGAGCTCTGTGACTCTTCCACTCCTGTGTGTTACCTTCATCACCGAGAACAGCTTAGTTGCAGCT GGTCATGACTGTTACCCGGTGCTCTTTGTGTATGATGGTGCCAAAGCCAGCCTGACATTTGGTGGCAAGTTGGATGTTCCCAAGCAGGCAGCCTCAAAGGGCATCAGTGCCAGGGAACGTTTCCAGAACCTGGACCGTCGAGCTTCTGAGACCCAAAGCACAGAGACGGATCTCAACACTCTCCATAAGAACAGCATCAG CCAAATCTTGGTGCTGGAGGGAGGAAGAAACCAGTGCACCAAGTTCTGCACCACTGgcatggatggagggatgggcATCTGGGATGTCAAG AGTCTGGAGTCTGCTATGAAGGATTTGAAGATAGTGTGA